Proteins found in one Zea mays cultivar B73 chromosome 1, Zm-B73-REFERENCE-NAM-5.0, whole genome shotgun sequence genomic segment:
- the LOC103634594 gene encoding putative disease resistance RPP13-like protein 1, translated as MDWLSSMLGDRPLKSVFTALGLPDKIGGAVIDALCYRGVRLWNVEEEADKLRRTKERIRAVLEDAEQRRFIDHDSVRLWLRELRAVAFDVDALLDRLGTITAVSRLAAAEQSRKRKRLWPSVELGPRQRWELDEKIAKINERLDEINTGRKWYRLQAGDGTRAASQPTQRPRFLESAAHRDERPIGRNEEKEQIVRALVSDSADMAVISIWGTTGIGKTALAQSVYKDPEVQNFFTDKIWVWLSDRCDIRKATKMIIEAATNQKCELLSLDILQQRLHDHLHKKQFLLVIDNLWAESFQFWEFLRPSLTGGAEGSKVLITTQHEKVSRMISTNLNIHLKGLEDEECWQILKLYAFSGWGSRDQHDLEPIGRSIASNCQGSPLAAKSLGLLLSDTHGDKEQWENILGEMQILGDGENTNSILPSLQISYQHLSYHLKQCFAFCSILPPGVEFEKDELVRLWIADGLVKSNGRERVEMEAGRCFDELLWRSFFETSRSFPDQKFRVPSLMLELAQLVSKHESLTLRPEDSPVVDHPEWIRYTTILCPKDEPLAFDKIYRYENSRLLKLCPAMKLPLNQVPTTLFSKLTCLRALDLSYTELDLLPDSVGSCIHLRYLNLRNTLIKTLPETVCGLFNLQTLDLRDCYWLTDLPAGMSRLVNLRHLSLHIDWDRVTALRSMPSGIDRLQSLQTLSRFVVVSRDGGRCNINELRNLKIRGELCILNLEAATSDGATEANLRGKEYLRELMLKWSEDACKDEQQQQQQQGIENSEAVIEALCPHTGLKRLRVENYPGRRFPPCFENIPSLESLEIVSCPRLTQFSVRMMRSLRNLRIRQCADLAVLPGGLCGLESLRCLETVGAPNLRIGAVDILPRNVSRLAVSGCDALERWCLEEGAERVQQIPDVRMRLKN; from the coding sequence ATGGATTGGTTGAGCAGCATGCTGGGGGACCGCCCGCTGAAGAGCGTCTTCACGGCGCTCGGTCTCCCGGATAAGATTGGCGGCGCGGTAATCGACGCTCTCTGCTACCGGGGCGTCCGCCTGTGGAACGTCGAGGAGGAGGCCGACAAGCTGCGGCGCACCAAGGAACGCATCCGCGCCGTGCTCGAGGACGCCGAGCAACGCCGCTTCATCGACCACGACTCTGTCAGGCTCTGGCTCCGGGAGCTTAGGGCCGTCGCCTTCGACGTCGACGCCCTGCTCGACCGCCTGGGAACCATCACGGCCGTGTCCAGGCTAGCGGCCGCCGAGCAATCACGGAAGCGGAAGCGGCTATGGCCCAGCGTCGAGCTCGGCCCGCGGCAGCGGTGGGAGCTGGATGAGAAGATCGCGAAGATCAACGAACGCCTCGACGAGATCAACACGGGCAGGAAATGGTATAGGTTGCAGGCCGGGGACGGGACGAGGGCAGCGTCTCAGCCGACGCAGCGCCCACGGTTCCTTGAATCTGCCGCGCATCGCGACGAGAGGCCCATTGGCCGCAACGAAGAGAAGGAGCAGATTGTCCGTGCTCTGGTTTCGGATAGCGCAGATATGGCGGTGATTTCCATATGGGGAACGACAGGCATCGGGAAGACAGCACTGGCACAATCGGTTTACAAAGATCCTGAGGTACAAAACTTCTTCACCGACAAGATCTGGGTTTGGTTATCAGATAGGTGTGATATCAGAAAGGCCACCAAAATGATCATCGAAGCGGCGACCAATCAAAAATGTGAGCTTCTAAGCTTGGACATATTGCAGCAACGGCTGCACGACCACCTACATAAAAAGCAGTTCTTGCTGGTGATTGATAACCTTTGGGCAGAGAGCTTTCAGTTCTGGGAGTTTCTGAGGCCCTCATTGACTGGTGGAGCGGAAGGAAGCAAGGTTCTGATCACTACTCAGCATGAAAAGGTGTCTAGGATGATTTCCACCAATCTAAACATCCATTTAAAGGGCTTGGAAGATGAAGAATGCTGGCAAATCCTCAAACTCTATGCGTTCTCGGGGTGGGGCAGCAGAGATCAGCATGATCTGGAACCCATTGGGCGGAGCATTGCCTCAAACTGCCAGGGCTCCCCGTTAGCTGCTAAATCTCTTGGGTTACTACTGTCCGACACTCATGGAGACAAAGAACAGTGGGAAAACATACTAGGTGAAATGCAGATTCTCGGAGATGGCGAAAACACAAACAGCATATTACCAAGTTTGCAGATAAGTTACCAGCACTTGTCATATCAtctcaaacaatgttttgccttcTGTTCAATACTTCCTCCTGGTGTTGAGTTTGAGAAGGATGAGCTCGTCAGACTCTGGATAGCTGATGGTCTTGTTAAGAGTAACGGAAGGGAAAGGGTTGAGATGGAAGCAGGACGATGCTTTGATGAGCTCCTATGGAGATCATTCTTTGAAACATCCCGCAGCTTCCCTGATCAAAAGTTTAGAGTGCCAAGTTTGATGCTTGAGCTAGCACAACTTGTTTCTAAACACGAATCTCTGACTCTCAGACCTGAGGATTCACCGGTAGTCGACCATCCCGAGTGGATACGTTATACAACTATACTGTGCCCGAAAGATGAGCCTCTTGCATTCGACAAGATCTATCGCTATGAAAATTCGAGGCTCTTGAAATTATGCCCCGCAATGAAACTACCTTTGAACCAGGTACCAACAACACTTTTCTCGAAGTTAACTTGTCTGCGTGCACTAGACCTGAGTTACACTGAGCTAGACCTCCTGCCAGATTCCGTTGGGTCCTGCATACACCTCAGAtacctcaaccttcggaatactcTGATAAAGACTCTTCCAGAAACGGTCTGCGGCCTATTCAATTTGCAGACACTTGACCTCAGGGACTGCTACTGGCTCACGGATCTGCCTGCAGGCATGAGCCGCTTAGTTAACCTGCGTCACCTTAGCTTGCATATCGATTGGGATAGAGTCACTGCTCTTAGATCGATGCCGAGTGGCATAGACCGGCTACAGTCACTTCAAACTCTTTCCAGGTTCGTTGTGGTCTCCAGGGATGGGGGCAGGTGCAACATCAACGAGCTGAGGAACTTGAAGATCCGCGGAGAGCTTTGCATTCTTAATCTGGAAGCTGCCACCAGCGACGGTGCCACGGAGGCCAATCTGCGCGGGAAGGAGTACCTGCGCGAACTGATGCTGAAGTGGAGCGAGGACGCCTGCAAGGAcgaacaacagcagcagcagcagcagggcaTAGAGAACAGCGAGGCGGTAATCGAGGCACTCTGTCCGCACACCGGCCTCAAGCGTCTGCGCGTCGAGAATTACCCCGGAAGACGGTTTCCTCCGTGCTTCGAGAACATCCCGTCCCTGGAATCTCTGGAGATTGTCTCCTGCCCCAGGCTCACTCAGTTCTCCGTGCGGATGATGCGGTCTCTCAGGAATCTGAGGATACGCCAGTGTGCTGATCTTGCGGTTCTTCCCGGAGGCCTGTGCGGCCTAGAATCCCTTCGTTGTCTGGAAACCGTCGGCGCTCCGAATCTGAGAATAGGCGCAGTGGACATACTGCCGAGGAACGTATCACGACTGGCTGTGAGTGGGTGCGACGCGCTAGAGAGATGGTGCCTGGAAGAAGGCGCTGAGAGGGTGCAGCAGATTCCTGATGTAAGGATGCGGTTGAAAAACTGA